From Bactrocera oleae isolate idBacOlea1 chromosome 4, idBacOlea1, whole genome shotgun sequence:
TAACCCTATTTCGCTTAAATATTACCAAAATACTCTTAAATATCTCAATTATTTCATGTAGTTGGCAGTGCTGTCGGCTGTGAAAATTTCCCAAAATAGTTGTGTATTCCATAAACAGCtgatttattttaacaaaatttacttcTTTGTAATTTTCGGTGTAATATTTTTGCTGGCGTATAAATTGATTGATTAAGACAAGTGCAGAAATGGGTAGCTGGCGATTGGAAGTTTTTAAAATGACGCTGTACATGTCCTTTCCTGTGGCCATGTTTCACATCTTCAATCAACCGGCTTACTTTGAGGAATGGGTAACCAAGACAAGGCGTGAGTTATATCCACCAGAGAGTTTAGGTCATCGGGAAGAGATACAAAAAGCCATAAAAGATGTGCGTGAAAAAAGAGATAAAGAAATGATGAAGGCATTAGAGGATATAGAAAAGCGTGGAAAATAATTGTTTacgacaaaataataatagttacCACAAAAGCCGTGTGCTATACTAGAATATTATATAAggttatttatgttttttgtgaGTTGCACTATTTACCTATAATGAACATTACACATTTGTTATTGGAATATGATTGAAAGAATAATTAATTatcaaattgatttttatttattatttattcataaataacttttataataaagct
This genomic window contains:
- the LOC106614462 gene encoding protein PET100 homolog, mitochondrial, whose translation is MGSWRLEVFKMTLYMSFPVAMFHIFNQPAYFEEWVTKTRRELYPPESLGHREEIQKAIKDVREKRDKEMMKALEDIEKRGK